A region of Curvibacter sp. AEP1-3 DNA encodes the following proteins:
- a CDS encoding carbohydrate ABC transporter permease: MYENKTTGFLFVLPFVIGVLGFKLFPFVMSFALSFTQYDFISPPQYIGLENYQELFQKDPLFKKSLGVTLLFAALAVPMRVGFALFMAHVLNFKLRGINFFRSAYYLPSILGGSIAAAIMWRFIFSQNGLVNIVMMKMGLQPIAWLADEHYSLWTVVLLFTWQFGSAMVIFLAALQNVPTSLYEAAEIDGASKTQQFFKITVPLITPVIFFNLIMQMVHAFQEFNGPYMITEGGPLHSTYVLSLYIYDQSFKYFNLGYGSALSWVLFAIVAGLSAISFFTSKYWVFYSGEKERK; this comes from the coding sequence ATGTACGAAAACAAGACCACAGGCTTTTTGTTTGTGCTTCCCTTTGTGATCGGGGTGCTGGGCTTCAAGCTCTTCCCGTTCGTCATGAGCTTCGCATTGAGCTTCACCCAATACGACTTCATCAGCCCACCCCAGTACATTGGGCTGGAAAACTATCAGGAGTTGTTTCAGAAAGATCCGCTGTTCAAGAAGTCACTGGGCGTTACCTTGCTCTTTGCGGCACTCGCGGTTCCCATGCGGGTCGGATTCGCGTTGTTCATGGCCCATGTCTTGAACTTCAAACTTCGGGGAATCAACTTCTTCCGGTCAGCCTACTACCTGCCCTCCATTCTGGGCGGGTCGATTGCCGCCGCCATCATGTGGCGCTTCATCTTCTCCCAGAACGGATTGGTGAACATCGTGATGATGAAGATGGGCCTGCAGCCCATCGCGTGGTTGGCTGACGAGCACTACTCGCTGTGGACCGTGGTGCTCTTGTTCACCTGGCAGTTCGGTTCTGCCATGGTTATCTTTTTGGCCGCATTGCAGAACGTACCCACCTCTTTGTATGAGGCGGCAGAAATCGACGGTGCCAGCAAGACACAGCAGTTTTTCAAGATCACGGTGCCCCTGATCACCCCGGTGATCTTTTTCAACTTGATCATGCAGATGGTGCATGCCTTCCAGGAATTCAACGGCCCCTACATGATCACCGAGGGTGGCCCCTTGCACTCCACGTATGTGCTGTCTCTGTACATCTATGACCAGAGCTTCAAGTACTTCAACCTGGGCTACGGCAGTGCGCTGTCATGGGTGCTCTTCGCGATCGTGGCGGGTCTCAGTGCAATCTCTTTCTTCACATCCAAATACTGGGTCTTCTACTCCGGTGAAAAGGAGCGCAAATAA
- a CDS encoding carbohydrate ABC transporter permease, with product MQAELNLAERASSDAYANELQRKEKISAAVRYGVLLVMGLVMLYPMIWLVGASFKTNAEVFTEIGFWPSRFDFSAYAKGWKTSTEYTFATYFLNSFLIIIPKVIVTVISCVLVAYAFARFEFWGKKFLFSVMVGTMMLPLIILRLPQYLMFKEFGWVDTYLPLIVPSAFATDTFFVFMLVQFLRGIPRDMEEAAQIDGCNALQLLWHILIPILKPALISVVVFQFIWSMNDFMGPLIYLSSVENYPVSLALKMSIGATEEVEWASVIAISVVALIPSLVVFFLAQRHFIEGAASSGIKG from the coding sequence ATGCAAGCCGAACTGAATCTGGCAGAGCGTGCCAGCTCAGACGCCTACGCCAACGAGCTCCAACGCAAAGAAAAAATCAGTGCCGCCGTGCGCTACGGTGTGCTGCTGGTCATGGGCCTGGTGATGCTGTATCCCATGATCTGGCTGGTGGGAGCGTCATTCAAGACCAACGCAGAAGTCTTCACGGAAATCGGCTTCTGGCCCAGCCGGTTTGACTTTTCGGCCTATGCCAAGGGATGGAAGACCAGCACGGAATACACGTTTGCAACGTATTTCCTGAACTCATTCCTGATCATCATTCCCAAGGTAATCGTGACGGTGATTTCGTGCGTCCTGGTGGCCTATGCGTTCGCGCGTTTCGAGTTCTGGGGAAAGAAGTTCCTGTTCAGTGTGATGGTCGGCACCATGATGCTGCCGCTGATCATTCTGCGCTTGCCCCAGTACCTGATGTTCAAGGAGTTCGGTTGGGTTGATACCTACTTGCCACTGATTGTTCCGTCCGCATTTGCCACCGACACCTTCTTCGTATTCATGCTGGTCCAGTTCCTGCGCGGGATTCCTCGAGACATGGAAGAGGCCGCACAGATCGACGGTTGCAACGCGCTCCAGCTTTTGTGGCACATCCTGATTCCGATTCTTAAACCGGCTCTCATATCGGTCGTGGTGTTTCAGTTCATCTGGAGCATGAATGACTTCATGGGTCCGTTGATCTATCTCTCCAGCGTAGAGAACTACCCCGTGTCCTTGGCACTGAAGATGAGCATCGGTGCCACCGAAGAGGTCGAATGGGCCAGTGTCATTGCCATCTCGGTAGTGGCCTTGATTCCATCACTGGTGGTGTTCTTCCTGGCACAACGGCATTTCATTGAAGGTGCCGCCAGCAGCGGTATCAAAGGTTAA
- a CDS encoding ABC transporter ATP-binding protein, whose translation MAQLQLKKIEKTYPNGFKAVHGVDLQIRDGEFMVFVGPSGCAKSTILRMIAGLESISGGELLIGNQVVNSLPPKQRGIAMVFQNYALYPHMKVYDNLAFGLKLAGTAKAEIDARVREAAKLLEMDHLLDRFPKQLSGGQAQRVAVGRAIVKRPEVFLFDEPLSNLDAKLRASMRVRLTELHRTLREQGRPSTVVYVTHDQVEAMTMGERICVLKDGEIQQVDTPTALYDKPANVFVAGFIGSPEMNIIPAEVTQDGAQVSIGGVTLQVPQKHIPRLQALKAVKFGIRPEHITAGGHSESAVQMVDGTLRFMEHMGSEVYVHFTLGDTPLTARVPADQLRDLAGKARGDRHAFGIQMDACHAFDMDSGLNLFL comes from the coding sequence GTGGCGCAATTGCAATTAAAAAAAATCGAGAAGACATACCCCAACGGGTTCAAAGCAGTGCACGGCGTGGATCTGCAAATCCGCGACGGCGAGTTCATGGTGTTTGTGGGGCCCTCGGGCTGCGCTAAAAGTACCATCCTGCGGATGATTGCGGGGCTGGAGAGCATCAGTGGCGGTGAGCTGTTGATCGGTAATCAAGTGGTAAACAGCTTGCCGCCCAAGCAACGCGGCATTGCGATGGTGTTCCAGAACTACGCCCTGTACCCGCACATGAAGGTCTATGACAACCTGGCGTTTGGTCTGAAGCTCGCAGGAACCGCCAAAGCAGAAATAGATGCCCGTGTGCGGGAAGCTGCCAAGCTCTTGGAAATGGACCATCTGCTGGACCGCTTCCCCAAACAATTGTCCGGGGGACAGGCGCAGCGGGTGGCCGTGGGGCGAGCGATTGTGAAACGCCCGGAAGTGTTCTTGTTCGATGAGCCGCTGTCGAATCTGGATGCGAAGCTGCGCGCCTCCATGCGCGTACGTTTGACCGAATTGCATCGCACCTTGCGGGAGCAAGGGCGTCCTTCTACCGTGGTGTACGTTACTCACGATCAGGTGGAAGCCATGACCATGGGTGAGCGGATCTGTGTGCTGAAGGACGGTGAAATCCAGCAAGTGGATACCCCTACGGCCTTGTACGACAAACCCGCGAACGTGTTTGTGGCTGGCTTCATTGGTTCACCGGAGATGAACATCATCCCTGCAGAAGTCACCCAAGATGGCGCGCAAGTCTCCATTGGCGGGGTCACGCTCCAAGTCCCGCAAAAACACATTCCACGCCTCCAAGCACTAAAGGCGGTCAAGTTTGGTATCCGTCCTGAGCACATCACGGCGGGTGGCCATAGCGAATCCGCTGTGCAGATGGTGGACGGCACCCTGCGCTTTATGGAACACATGGGCAGCGAGGTGTACGTGCACTTCACCCTGGGCGATACACCGCTGACAGCCCGTGTTCCTGCAGACCAACTCCGCGATCTTGCAGGCAAAGCCCGCGGGGATCGCCATGCCTTCGGTATCCAGATGGATGCCTGCCACGCTTTCGACATGGACAGCGGGCTGAATTTGTTCTTGTGA
- a CDS encoding ABC transporter substrate-binding protein, whose protein sequence is MKRRSIWLAGAALSFAMAAGAQEASTLRFSWWGGGARHDATLKAIAAFEAKNPGVKIKAEYMGFNGYLERLSTQYAGGTEPDIMQINWAWLSTFSKTGDGFLDLNKHKSLIGLNQFSEADLQTGVVNKKLNALPVSYTARVMLWNRAAYERAGLKMPATWDDLFAAGPVFKQKFGDKAFAIDGELYDMILLSQTYIMQKYGTPYVHPVQPKVAMTEAAALEWVQTYKKLTANNVAVPLPLRASLGGAEKPTEQQQDWVSGNWAGNYTWDSTIGLRASTLNKDQKLDVGDFLMLPNAKNSGMFGRPSLMFAVSKKTKNPEIAAKFLNYLVTDPEAIAILGTTRGVPSADSQFRAIVRTDALQGSELKAFLQIKKLKDNGKIDMPSPLFENARFNKFIREVFETVAYGKTTDQEAAKRLVEEGNALLQRIK, encoded by the coding sequence ATGAAACGACGTTCGATTTGGCTGGCAGGTGCAGCACTATCTTTTGCCATGGCTGCAGGCGCCCAGGAAGCCAGTACCCTGCGCTTTTCCTGGTGGGGTGGTGGTGCCCGCCACGACGCCACGCTCAAAGCCATCGCCGCATTCGAGGCGAAAAACCCCGGCGTGAAAATCAAGGCCGAGTACATGGGTTTCAACGGCTATCTGGAGCGCTTGTCGACCCAGTACGCTGGTGGCACCGAGCCGGACATCATGCAAATCAACTGGGCTTGGCTCTCCACTTTCTCCAAGACGGGGGATGGTTTTCTGGATCTCAACAAGCACAAGTCGCTGATCGGCTTGAACCAGTTTTCCGAGGCTGATCTGCAGACCGGCGTGGTCAACAAAAAACTCAATGCCTTGCCGGTTTCCTATACCGCACGCGTCATGCTTTGGAATCGCGCCGCGTATGAGCGTGCGGGACTCAAAATGCCTGCGACCTGGGATGATTTATTTGCAGCCGGACCGGTGTTCAAGCAAAAGTTCGGCGACAAGGCCTTCGCCATTGATGGTGAGCTGTACGACATGATTTTGTTGTCGCAGACCTACATCATGCAGAAGTACGGAACGCCGTATGTGCACCCTGTGCAGCCCAAGGTGGCTATGACCGAAGCCGCTGCACTGGAGTGGGTGCAAACCTACAAGAAACTAACGGCCAACAATGTGGCGGTGCCCCTGCCGCTACGTGCATCGTTGGGCGGAGCAGAAAAGCCCACCGAACAGCAACAAGACTGGGTGAGTGGAAACTGGGCCGGCAACTACACGTGGGACAGCACGATCGGCCTGCGCGCCAGCACATTGAACAAAGACCAGAAGCTCGATGTGGGCGACTTCCTGATGCTGCCGAATGCCAAGAACAGCGGTATGTTCGGCCGCCCATCCCTGATGTTTGCAGTAAGCAAAAAGACCAAGAATCCGGAAATCGCTGCAAAGTTCTTGAACTACTTGGTAACGGATCCAGAGGCCATTGCCATTCTCGGGACCACGCGAGGCGTTCCTTCTGCCGACAGCCAGTTCCGGGCCATCGTGCGTACCGACGCATTGCAGGGCTCGGAGCTCAAGGCATTCCTCCAGATCAAAAAGCTGAAGGACAACGGCAAGATCGATATGCCTTCGCCCTTGTTCGAGAACGCACGCTTTAATAAGTTCATCCGCGAGGTCTTCGAGACCGTAGCCTACGGAAAGACCACGGACCAGGAGGCCGCGAAGCGCCTGGTGGAAGAGGGCAACGCACTGTTGCAACGCATCAAGTAA
- a CDS encoding oligogalacturonate lyase family protein, whose product MSKASTRQFEFITKSDPDTGARVTRLSPADTACHRTYFYQKCFSNDGNQLVFGARSGDEWHYHRLDLQTRVATQLTDQPGENTFGGFLSPDDRFLYFVRAERELIRLELATLKEECVYTVSSDWVGYGTWVANSACTKMVGIEILGTDWFPLTDWKKFGEMFHSKPRCRLIRIDLVTGARTVIHEEKLWLGHPQYRPFDDNTVAFCHEGTHDLIDARMWFVNEDGSNLRCGKEHDQGESCTHEFWVPDGSAMVFVSYFKGRSERAMCSLDPVTLQTRVLTTMPPCSHLMSNADGSLIVGDGSGTPVDVSDSSSHKVQNDPYLYVFDLKAGNMRKLARHDSSWRVYLGNRQVTHPHPSFTPDERQVLFSSDAEGEPALFLVDL is encoded by the coding sequence ATGAGCAAAGCAAGTACCAGACAGTTTGAATTCATCACCAAGTCGGATCCGGATACCGGGGCTCGTGTTACGCGACTGAGCCCGGCGGATACCGCTTGCCATCGCACTTACTTCTACCAAAAGTGCTTTAGCAACGACGGTAACCAGTTGGTGTTCGGTGCCCGGTCCGGTGATGAATGGCATTACCACAGGCTGGACTTGCAGACCCGTGTCGCGACCCAATTGACCGACCAGCCCGGGGAGAACACCTTCGGTGGCTTTCTGAGCCCGGACGACCGCTTTCTGTATTTCGTCCGGGCGGAGCGGGAGTTGATCCGTCTGGAGCTCGCCACCTTGAAGGAAGAGTGTGTCTATACCGTGTCCTCTGACTGGGTAGGCTACGGAACCTGGGTAGCCAATAGTGCCTGTACCAAAATGGTGGGCATCGAGATTCTGGGGACGGATTGGTTTCCGTTAACGGATTGGAAAAAGTTCGGCGAGATGTTCCATTCCAAGCCGCGTTGCCGCTTGATCCGAATCGACTTGGTGACCGGAGCGCGGACGGTGATTCACGAGGAAAAGCTTTGGCTGGGCCACCCCCAGTACCGCCCCTTTGATGACAACACAGTGGCTTTTTGCCATGAGGGTACCCATGACCTCATCGATGCACGCATGTGGTTTGTGAACGAAGACGGTAGCAACCTGCGCTGTGGCAAGGAACACGATCAGGGCGAGAGCTGCACCCATGAATTCTGGGTGCCGGACGGCTCCGCCATGGTGTTCGTGTCTTATTTCAAAGGGCGTTCAGAACGTGCCATGTGTTCCCTGGATCCTGTCACCTTGCAAACCCGCGTGCTCACGACCATGCCGCCATGCTCTCATCTGATGAGCAACGCTGATGGCAGTCTCATCGTGGGCGACGGCTCCGGGACCCCAGTGGACGTGTCTGACAGTTCATCGCACAAGGTCCAGAACGACCCCTACCTGTATGTGTTCGATCTGAAAGCCGGCAACATGCGCAAACTGGCGCGGCACGACAGCTCCTGGCGGGTGTACCTCGGCAACCGGCAGGTCACCCACCCCCATCCGTCTTTTACGCCGGATGAGCGGCAGGTGCTTTTCAGCAGCGATGCGGAAGGCGAGCCGGCGCTCTTCCTCGTGGACCTGTAA